The following coding sequences are from one Candidatus Aquicultor sp. window:
- the ftsW gene encoding putative lipid II flippase FtsW — MTSSKAKGRKHHNRKSTQDRKNYHWMLGVVYIMVLFGLIMILSASSIRAFAGTGDSYYYIKKQFLWMIVGSVALFVFSRIPVHRLQQLTKPALYCVAALLVGVLIPSIGHEVDGSSRWIPIGGFRLQPSEFAKFAIILYTADFLAKKKGKIKDIQELFSPYGLIVGAFVVLVMLQPDLGTTLTMCLGAFTLLFISGLELRMIAVIGIAGAIVGAFSILSRDYQLKRFTAFLNPNADPLGAGYHIRQSLIAFGSGGLFGVGLSMSRQKYFYLPAAHTDFIFAIIGEELGLIGTVFTVGLFTVFAYYGIRIAFQSKNTFSRYLGAGITSMIALQALVNMGAVTAVLPVTGIPMPFISYGGSSLMVNLACVGILLSIALENERTTRGRRSKPELHIVGDSHDLEDEHVAKRRTRAKKRSSSSSATRGKPKKSSSTNKRGKASSASTSRDSRSTSTSRSKSGTIETKQTGRTKSHASSNKRRRDSGSRVSRPSPRQSTSKNKK, encoded by the coding sequence ATGACATCGAGCAAAGCTAAGGGTAGAAAACATCACAATCGAAAATCAACCCAGGATAGGAAGAACTATCACTGGATGCTCGGCGTCGTCTATATTATGGTGCTTTTCGGGCTCATCATGATACTCTCGGCAAGCTCGATTCGGGCGTTTGCCGGCACCGGGGACAGTTATTACTACATTAAAAAACAATTTTTGTGGATGATTGTGGGTTCGGTTGCTCTTTTTGTATTCTCGCGAATTCCGGTACACCGGTTGCAGCAGCTCACAAAGCCCGCCTTGTATTGTGTTGCAGCTCTGTTAGTCGGTGTTTTGATTCCCAGCATCGGCCACGAGGTCGACGGATCGAGCCGCTGGATCCCTATCGGTGGGTTTCGCCTTCAGCCATCCGAATTCGCTAAATTTGCGATCATACTATATACTGCGGATTTTTTAGCAAAGAAAAAAGGCAAAATTAAAGATATCCAGGAATTATTTTCCCCATATGGTTTGATTGTCGGAGCTTTTGTCGTTCTCGTAATGTTGCAACCGGACTTGGGTACAACGTTGACCATGTGCCTGGGCGCTTTTACGCTGCTTTTTATATCCGGCCTCGAACTTCGCATGATCGCTGTGATCGGAATTGCCGGCGCCATTGTTGGCGCATTTTCTATTTTATCTCGTGATTATCAGCTTAAACGCTTTACCGCCTTTTTAAATCCTAATGCCGACCCACTTGGCGCTGGATACCACATACGCCAATCGCTCATAGCATTTGGTTCGGGCGGCCTATTTGGCGTTGGGCTTAGCATGAGCAGGCAAAAATATTTTTATCTGCCTGCGGCGCATACCGACTTTATTTTCGCAATTATTGGGGAAGAGCTCGGTCTTATCGGCACAGTCTTCACAGTTGGGCTTTTCACAGTGTTTGCATATTACGGGATCAGGATCGCCTTTCAAAGCAAAAATACCTTTTCGCGCTACCTTGGCGCGGGTATTACTTCGATGATCGCACTGCAGGCCCTGGTCAATATGGGTGCGGTCACCGCCGTATTGCCGGTCACAGGTATCCCGATGCCGTTCATCAGCTATGGCGGCTCATCACTTATGGTGAATCTTGCGTGCGTGGGGATTCTTCTTAGTATCGCCCTAGAAAACGAGCGCACAACGCGTGGCCGCAGGTCTAAGCCCGAACTCCACATCGTCGGCGACAGCCATGATCTTGAAGATGAGCATGTAGCAAAGCGAAGGACGAGGGCGAAAAAGCGGAGCTCAAGTAGCAGTGCCACGCGGGGTAAACCCAAGAAGAGCAGTTCAACAAACAAGAGGGGTAAGGCTTCGAGCGCTTCGACATCGAGAGATTCCAGGTCTACTAGCACTTCAAGGTCAAAATCAGGCACAATAGAAACTAAACAAACCGGGAGAACAAAATCACATGCGAGTAGTAATAAGCGGCGGCGGGACAGCGGGTCACGTGTATCCAGGCCTAGCCCTCGCCAAAGCACTTCAAAAAATAAAAAATGA
- the murD gene encoding UDP-N-acetylmuramoyl-L-alanine--D-glutamate ligase encodes MDFASKHVLVLGLGKSGKAVSLALKKLGADVLASDTATSVAVQDIADELSKAGVKVVLGNQGEKLLDNVDAVVVSPGVPSNVLVLETAKRRGIPVLSEIEFAYNLTDVPVIAISGTNGKTTTTTLIGEVFKNAGKAATVAGNIGTPLVGAVDNKDIETLIVEVSSFQLDTINEFRPKISVLLNVTEDHLDWHPDFEDYMRAKARLFMNQQSDDFAVVNIDDPVVARLVSDIRATVIATSKFTKPECGVFIKDGRITVRLGDDIDTDICGTEELKILGSHNLDNVMAVAGACCAAGISPKVIRDTVIAFGGLKHRIEYVATVDGVRYYDDSKATNVDATIKALTAFKEPTILLVGGRNKGNSFKPLAQSIHSNVQAIIGFGEAGREIVGKMPDFTARQYAETVDGAAKLAFERAKSGWIVLFSPACASFDAFSGYAERGDAFQRVVTALGEGNDIEQS; translated from the coding sequence TTGGATTTTGCAAGTAAGCATGTTCTCGTACTTGGATTAGGAAAAAGTGGGAAAGCCGTATCGCTTGCCCTTAAGAAATTGGGGGCAGATGTGTTGGCTTCCGATACGGCTACGAGCGTAGCTGTACAAGATATCGCAGATGAACTTAGTAAAGCAGGCGTTAAAGTTGTTCTCGGCAACCAGGGAGAAAAGCTGCTCGATAATGTTGACGCGGTTGTCGTAAGCCCCGGTGTTCCGAGCAACGTGTTGGTTCTCGAGACAGCCAAAAGGCGAGGCATCCCGGTCTTAAGCGAGATCGAGTTCGCATATAACCTTACCGACGTGCCTGTCATAGCAATTAGCGGTACAAACGGCAAGACGACAACGACAACGCTCATAGGTGAAGTATTCAAGAATGCGGGAAAGGCTGCAACAGTCGCCGGCAATATCGGAACGCCGCTGGTAGGCGCTGTCGATAATAAAGATATAGAGACGCTCATCGTTGAGGTGAGCAGTTTTCAGCTCGATACGATTAACGAATTTCGACCGAAAATATCGGTGCTTCTTAATGTAACCGAGGACCATCTCGACTGGCACCCGGATTTTGAAGATTATATGAGAGCTAAAGCGCGTCTGTTTATGAATCAGCAGTCGGATGATTTTGCCGTCGTAAATATAGACGACCCCGTCGTTGCGAGGCTTGTTTCCGATATCCGTGCAACCGTTATAGCAACCAGCAAGTTTACCAAACCGGAGTGCGGCGTCTTTATAAAAGACGGACGAATTACGGTTCGGCTCGGCGATGATATAGATACAGATATTTGCGGAACCGAGGAACTCAAAATTCTTGGGAGCCATAATCTCGATAATGTGATGGCGGTAGCCGGCGCCTGTTGTGCCGCCGGTATCAGCCCTAAGGTGATTCGCGATACAGTCATCGCTTTTGGCGGGCTCAAACACCGGATCGAATATGTTGCTACGGTTGACGGTGTTCGCTACTACGATGATTCGAAAGCAACGAACGTCGACGCCACAATTAAGGCGCTCACGGCGTTTAAAGAACCGACAATCCTTCTTGTTGGCGGAAGAAATAAAGGAAATAGTTTTAAGCCCCTTGCCCAAAGTATTCACAGCAACGTACAAGCAATCATCGGCTTCGGTGAAGCCGGGCGCGAAATTGTAGGCAAAATGCCCGATTTCACAGCCAGGCAGTATGCGGAGACCGTCGATGGTGCGGCTAAGCTGGCATTTGAACGTGCAAAATCCGGTTGGATTGTACTGTTCTCGCCGGCATGCGCCAGTTTCGACGCATTCTCGGGATACGCCGAGCGCGGTGATGCATTCCAAAGAGTCGTAACAGCGCTTGGGGAAGGCAATGACATCGAGCAAAGCTAA
- the mraY gene encoding phospho-N-acetylmuramoyl-pentapeptide-transferase: MVHILRYPTYQIFLTAVLALVITAVLTPLWIRLLRKEGVGQVIRIDGPQQHLIKSGTPTMGGVIIILTVVVAYLLTASFHSRSIVALLTLLACGFVGFIDDYRKVVKARSLGIKARTKIIWQVVIGVIAGVAAVNFAHLGTSVEIPLTNLVVPLDWLSFSFTVANINIVVPTLYIAMVVLIIVSGANAVNLTDGLDGLAAGTVMIAMLAYAGIAFRQNNLDLAIICAAIGGACIGFLWFNSYPASIFMGDTGSLGLGGAIAIMAILTKTELLLVLIGGIYVIEGLSVIGQIVSYRYFKRRILKMAPIHHHFEMLGWSETQIMMRFWIISGVFAGIGFGIYFMMATRGG, from the coding sequence ATGGTACATATTCTAAGATATCCGACGTATCAGATTTTCCTGACAGCTGTGCTGGCTCTCGTAATAACGGCAGTTTTAACGCCGCTATGGATCAGGTTACTCAGAAAAGAAGGCGTTGGGCAGGTCATCCGTATCGATGGACCGCAACAGCACCTGATAAAGTCGGGAACGCCGACAATGGGCGGCGTCATTATTATCCTGACCGTCGTGGTGGCGTACTTATTGACAGCGAGTTTTCATAGCAGAAGCATTGTCGCGCTGTTGACGCTATTGGCGTGCGGGTTTGTCGGTTTTATAGACGATTACCGCAAGGTAGTTAAGGCACGCTCGCTCGGTATAAAGGCTCGCACAAAAATCATCTGGCAAGTGGTCATCGGAGTAATCGCGGGAGTTGCTGCGGTTAACTTCGCGCATCTTGGGACATCTGTTGAAATTCCACTTACCAATCTGGTTGTTCCGCTAGATTGGCTCTCGTTTTCTTTTACTGTCGCAAATATTAATATCGTGGTGCCGACGCTCTATATCGCGATGGTTGTTTTAATCATCGTTTCAGGGGCGAATGCCGTTAACTTGACCGATGGTTTGGACGGACTTGCCGCCGGCACCGTCATGATAGCGATGCTTGCCTACGCCGGCATCGCGTTCCGGCAAAACAACCTTGATCTGGCCATTATCTGCGCGGCGATAGGCGGTGCGTGCATTGGCTTCTTGTGGTTCAACAGCTATCCGGCAAGTATTTTTATGGGAGACACCGGGTCGCTGGGTCTTGGCGGCGCCATTGCGATAATGGCGATTTTAACGAAAACTGAGCTGCTGCTCGTGTTGATCGGTGGTATTTATGTGATCGAGGGGTTATCGGTTATCGGACAAATCGTCAGCTACAGGTATTTTAAACGAAGAATTTTAAAAATGGCGCCGATACACCATCACTTTGAAATGTTGGGGTGGTCTGAAACGCAGATTATGATGCGGTTTTGGATCATATCCGGTGTATTTGCAGGCATAGGCTTTGGAATTTACTTCATGATGGCAACACGGGGTGGTTAG
- the murF gene encoding UDP-N-acetylmuramoyl-tripeptide--D-alanyl-D-alanine ligase — MIPLRVRELVESTRGVLLNGTDTTKISGISIDSRTIKGGELFIPLKGNGDGHQFIQDALVAGAAGVLVEKEASNKEYYLSLVGSQCVIEVGDTLKALQAIATHYRKKLSVKVIGITGSTGKTTTKDMLNCVLAYKMRVISTDKNYNNEIGVPLTILRADEKTQAMVVEMAMRGPGQIRELADIAQPDIGIVTNIGQAHIELLGSEEATAFAKAELIEAIPEDGVVVLNADDLWTSDIAQRAHGRVVTYGIMEGDVKGNKIEVDELGKAKFSLTVNNGSAYTVRLPIPGRHNVYNALAVAAAATAVGLTPDDIRIGLSNCRTSAMRMEIFALDENMLILNDAYNANPTSMQAALATLMDVRTKGRHIAVLGDMLELGRVSNEAHKQVGEIVASLGVSILVAVGEESQVMADSALKSGMNQKTVITCPDADTAAQLLRQLIEPGDVVLVKASRGMGLEAVVRTLVKI; from the coding sequence GTGATCCCGCTGAGGGTACGCGAGCTAGTTGAGAGCACCAGAGGTGTGCTGCTTAACGGTACGGATACAACAAAAATATCAGGCATAAGTATCGATAGCCGCACGATCAAGGGAGGGGAATTATTTATTCCCCTTAAAGGCAACGGCGATGGGCACCAGTTTATACAGGATGCCCTTGTTGCCGGTGCGGCGGGTGTTTTGGTGGAAAAGGAAGCAAGTAACAAAGAATATTATCTGTCGCTTGTGGGGTCGCAGTGTGTGATTGAAGTCGGCGATACGCTTAAAGCGCTTCAGGCAATAGCGACCCATTATCGAAAAAAGCTGTCGGTTAAAGTAATCGGGATAACCGGAAGTACCGGCAAGACAACGACAAAAGACATGCTAAACTGTGTGCTTGCATATAAGATGCGGGTTATCAGTACGGATAAAAATTATAATAACGAAATCGGCGTCCCGCTGACCATCTTGCGGGCGGATGAAAAAACCCAAGCCATGGTGGTCGAAATGGCTATGCGGGGCCCCGGCCAGATTCGCGAACTCGCAGATATCGCGCAACCGGATATCGGAATCGTGACCAATATCGGGCAAGCCCACATCGAGCTTTTAGGCTCGGAAGAAGCGACTGCGTTCGCCAAAGCGGAGCTTATCGAGGCTATTCCCGAAGATGGTGTCGTAGTCCTAAATGCGGATGATCTTTGGACATCGGATATCGCACAGCGCGCGCACGGTCGTGTTGTAACTTATGGCATCATGGAAGGCGATGTAAAGGGCAACAAAATTGAGGTCGACGAGCTTGGAAAGGCAAAATTCTCGCTGACGGTTAACAATGGCTCTGCCTATACCGTGCGATTACCGATTCCCGGCAGACACAATGTTTATAATGCACTGGCGGTTGCAGCGGCTGCAACCGCGGTCGGCTTAACACCGGATGATATAAGGATCGGGCTCTCGAATTGCAGAACATCGGCTATGCGCATGGAGATTTTTGCGCTCGATGAAAATATGCTAATCTTAAACGACGCCTACAACGCCAATCCGACGTCCATGCAGGCTGCGTTGGCAACGCTAATGGACGTCAGGACAAAGGGCAGGCATATTGCGGTTCTCGGCGACATGCTAGAGCTTGGCAGGGTATCGAACGAAGCACACAAACAGGTTGGTGAAATTGTCGCTTCGCTCGGCGTAAGTATCTTAGTTGCCGTTGGTGAGGAATCTCAAGTTATGGCTGATAGTGCTCTAAAGTCAGGCATGAACCAAAAGACCGTTATTACGTGCCCGGACGCAGATACGGCAGCCCAACTGTTACGCCAGCTCATCGAGCCCGGAGACGTTGTACTGGTAAAAGCGTCGCGCGGGATGGGCTTAGAGGCGGTAGTGCGAACGCTCGTAAAAATCTAA
- a CDS encoding UDP-N-acetylmuramoyl-L-alanyl-D-glutamate--2,6-diaminopimelate ligase, translating into MRLKDLITNISYRSVKGSSDIEITGLAYDSRKVEAGDLFFCIRGFAADGHTFAGNAEMAGAVALIVEEPIDNISLPQVIVEDCRIAMAQLASAYFDFPTAKLKLVGITGTNGKTTTAFMIDAILHTAGIKTGLLGTVEYRIGDETVPVDRTTPESLDMQMLFKKMVDTGVEAAVIEVSSHAIDLSRVAACDFDALVFTNLSQDHLDYHNTIGEYFDVKKKIFDATLQCKTTHIINIDDPYGRKLVRPDRSGQMRYSTKDEAELNAANIELFADGSFFTLNAPAGASEIRIQMPGSYNIYNALGAAGAALALGIDLPVIKGGLEGLTCVPGRFERIDCGQDFSVIVDYAHTPDSLEKVLTAARQLTQGRLITVFGCGGDRDRGKRPLMGKAAVTISDDVVITSDNPRSEAPMGIIEEIVEGVRELKTNNYTIEEDRKQAIERALQGARKGDFVVIAGKGHEQGQEIAGNKIPFDDAKIAREYLKGMVL; encoded by the coding sequence GTGCGTCTAAAAGATTTAATCACGAACATAAGCTACCGTAGCGTCAAGGGTAGTTCAGATATAGAAATAACCGGGTTGGCATATGATTCGCGAAAAGTCGAAGCAGGAGATCTATTCTTCTGTATTCGCGGTTTCGCGGCTGACGGCCACACATTCGCCGGCAATGCTGAGATGGCGGGAGCTGTGGCGCTAATCGTCGAAGAACCCATCGATAATATTTCGCTACCGCAGGTAATCGTAGAGGATTGCCGCATAGCGATGGCGCAGCTCGCGAGCGCTTATTTTGATTTTCCCACGGCAAAACTTAAGTTGGTCGGCATAACCGGCACAAACGGTAAAACGACCACCGCATTTATGATCGATGCTATCCTTCACACGGCCGGCATAAAAACCGGTTTGCTTGGAACGGTTGAGTACCGGATCGGCGATGAGACGGTACCGGTCGATAGAACAACCCCGGAATCCCTCGATATGCAAATGCTATTTAAAAAGATGGTCGACACGGGTGTGGAGGCTGCCGTTATTGAGGTTTCTTCGCATGCGATCGATCTTTCGCGGGTTGCCGCGTGCGATTTTGACGCGCTTGTTTTTACTAACCTTAGCCAAGATCATCTCGATTATCACAACACCATCGGCGAATATTTTGACGTGAAGAAAAAGATATTCGATGCGACGTTGCAGTGCAAAACGACGCATATTATTAACATTGACGACCCATACGGCCGCAAACTCGTTCGCCCCGACAGATCAGGGCAAATGCGTTATAGCACTAAGGATGAAGCAGAACTTAACGCCGCAAATATCGAACTTTTCGCGGACGGCTCGTTCTTTACATTGAACGCACCGGCAGGTGCGAGTGAAATCCGAATCCAGATGCCGGGGTCATACAATATTTATAACGCTCTGGGTGCGGCAGGCGCCGCTTTAGCCCTTGGTATCGATTTGCCTGTCATTAAGGGTGGGCTTGAGGGGCTAACATGCGTCCCGGGCAGATTTGAGCGTATTGATTGCGGCCAGGATTTTAGCGTCATCGTTGATTACGCGCACACTCCGGACAGCCTGGAAAAGGTGCTTACGGCGGCACGCCAGCTAACACAGGGCCGTCTCATTACGGTGTTTGGGTGCGGCGGCGATCGCGACCGGGGGAAACGGCCGCTTATGGGTAAGGCCGCCGTCACAATTAGCGATGATGTGGTAATTACCTCTGATAATCCTCGCAGCGAAGCGCCAATGGGTATTATTGAGGAGATTGTAGAAGGCGTTAGGGAGCTAAAAACAAATAATTATACCATAGAAGAGGATAGAAAACAAGCGATTGAAAGAGCATTGCAAGGAGCGCGAAAGGGCGACTTTGTAGTAATAGCAGGTAAAGGCCATGAACAAGGCCAAGAAATTGCAGGAAATAAAATACCGTTTGATGATGCGAAAATTGCGCGGGAATATCTTAAGGGGATGGTATTGTGA
- a CDS encoding penicillin-binding protein 2, with protein sequence MGKNRTIVDRRLRSLFIIIFICLISVSVRLVQIQAITATEYRKEAERQRMSSIELPPKRGAILDRNGDKLAVSVMMDTIYVTPYLIDDKEAFARKIAPILKQDERELTNKLIKQTGFAYLVRKTDSKTVQAVKDVVKKEDIKGVGFIKESDRYFPNNTLGAQVVGFTGMDNHGLGGIENYYDDVLYGTPGRIIAERDAKGHPIPQTIESSTRPKDGWNIRISIDTQIQYRAETELNATIQKYKAKSGNVMVMNPETGEIYAMAGTPSFNPNDLKTIKNGNARNISVTDLYEPGSTLKTMIACGALQESVCRPSTSFYLEPTIRVGSKRIKDSHPRPAVTYTLSQIIQQSSNVGMVKVGMLMGKEKIIKYLEKFAFGKKSGIDFPGEARGFYPSEDNWSKMSLANIPFGQGISTTQLRMATAYAAIANDGIPVRPHFLLDETNSRGRVIASARIVKEEPVLDPETCRQMKRILEGAVVKGTGGEAKIANYRVGGKTGTAQKAKVGGRGYDKGKYVASFIGMVPIEDPKLVIAVVIDEPQANIYGGSVAAPVFSKVGEFALRYLKIPPD encoded by the coding sequence GTGGGCAAGAATAGAACTATTGTCGATAGGAGACTCAGGTCCCTATTTATCATCATCTTCATATGCCTCATAAGCGTTTCGGTTCGCTTAGTGCAAATTCAGGCCATAACGGCTACTGAGTATCGTAAAGAGGCGGAGCGGCAGCGTATGAGCTCGATTGAGTTGCCGCCCAAACGCGGTGCGATACTCGACCGAAACGGCGACAAGCTTGCCGTCAGCGTTATGATGGACACGATCTATGTGACACCGTACCTTATTGACGATAAGGAGGCATTTGCGAGAAAGATCGCTCCCATTTTAAAACAAGACGAGCGCGAGCTGACGAATAAGCTCATAAAGCAAACCGGCTTTGCGTATTTGGTCAGGAAGACCGATTCAAAAACAGTTCAAGCCGTTAAAGATGTCGTAAAGAAAGAAGATATAAAAGGGGTCGGCTTCATAAAAGAAAGCGACCGCTATTTTCCCAATAATACGCTTGGGGCTCAAGTAGTCGGCTTTACCGGTATGGATAATCACGGCCTCGGCGGCATCGAAAACTATTACGACGATGTTCTCTACGGGACGCCCGGCCGCATAATTGCCGAACGCGATGCAAAAGGTCATCCGATACCGCAGACTATTGAGAGCTCTACCCGGCCGAAAGACGGTTGGAATATTCGGATCTCAATCGATACGCAAATCCAGTACCGTGCGGAAACCGAGCTTAACGCCACCATCCAAAAATATAAAGCGAAATCCGGTAACGTTATGGTTATGAACCCGGAAACGGGCGAGATTTATGCTATGGCTGGAACTCCGAGCTTTAACCCAAACGATCTTAAAACCATAAAGAATGGAAATGCTCGCAATATTTCAGTCACGGATCTCTATGAGCCCGGTTCGACATTGAAAACGATGATCGCGTGTGGCGCATTACAGGAAAGCGTGTGCCGCCCATCGACATCATTTTATCTTGAGCCGACAATTCGTGTTGGAAGTAAAAGGATAAAAGATTCGCACCCGAGACCGGCGGTAACGTATACGCTGTCGCAAATTATCCAACAGTCCAGCAACGTCGGAATGGTAAAAGTTGGCATGTTGATGGGTAAAGAAAAGATAATAAAATACTTAGAAAAATTCGCTTTTGGAAAGAAAAGTGGGATAGATTTTCCCGGCGAGGCGCGGGGTTTTTACCCGTCGGAAGATAATTGGTCGAAAATGTCGCTAGCGAATATTCCTTTTGGCCAGGGAATATCCACCACACAACTGCGAATGGCGACGGCATATGCGGCGATTGCCAATGACGGCATACCGGTAAGGCCGCATTTTTTACTTGATGAGACGAATAGCCGGGGGAGAGTTATAGCGAGCGCCCGGATCGTGAAGGAAGAGCCGGTGCTCGACCCGGAAACTTGCCGTCAGATGAAACGGATCCTTGAGGGCGCAGTAGTGAAAGGTACGGGTGGGGAAGCCAAGATAGCTAACTACCGCGTTGGCGGAAAAACCGGTACCGCGCAGAAAGCTAAGGTGGGCGGACGCGGTTACGACAAGGGCAAATATGTGGCATCGTTTATCGGTATGGTGCCGATTGAAGACCCGAAGCTAGTGATTGCCGTTGTTATTGATGAGCCCCAAGCGAATATTTACGGCGGCTCTGTCGCAGCACCGGTATTCAGTAAAGTCGGGGAATTTGCGCTTCGGTACCTGAAGATACCGCCGGATTAA